The following DNA comes from Methanosarcina vacuolata Z-761.
TCTTCAATTTTGTATCACAACTGAGCTCAAACACTGTATTACACTTGGCTTAAACACGGTATTACAATTGGCTTAAACGAGGTATTACAATTGAGCTTAAACACGGTACTATAATTGAGCTTAAGCAACAATCTTCATAGAGGACGCTTCCCTCAGCCGGTTGATGAGAGCTTCCCCAAGCCCAGAACGGCTGAAGGACCCATCAGCCACGATTACATCCAGCCCTTTCTTATCCAGCTTTCTGAGCCCTTCAAAGAGTTTCCTGGCAGCTACGCCCGGATCTGCCCTGGGCCCCAGCAAAAGGCACTCATCTGGACTCAGGTTTTTTAAAGCAAAGAAAGGTGCAGTCTCCTTGCTGGTTTCCTCACTGAGAAGAAGCCCAACTTTCTGCCCTTCGCTCCTGTAACTTTCAAGTAATTTGACAAGCTTTTCCGAAACAGATTTTCCTTCTCCTTCGACAAGCACAACCTTTGTATCAGGAATATAATGCCCATATTTCTGGCCTGCCTTCTTTTCCGACAGATCCGGTTTATCCCCTGATTCGCCGCTTTTGTATCCGGACTTAACTTTTCCTATAATGCTTTCAAGCTCTTCGAGACTTACGGCTCCGGGCCTTAGCACAACAGGTGGCTCAACAGTCATATCAATTACAGTTGACTCAAGCCCTATGGCAGCCTCCCCTCCGTCAAGAATTGCATCAATCCTGCCTGTAAGATCCGAGATGACATGAGCTGCAAGACTGGGACTGGGCTTTCCTGACAGGTTGGCACTGGGAGCAGCAAGAGGAGTGCCTGCTCTCTTTATTAATTCAAGAGGGACTCTATGGTCAGGCATGCGAACTCCTATTGATTTTAGTCTTCCTGAAGTAATATCGGGGACAATCTCGTTTTTCTCCAGGATAATCGTAAGAGGGCCAGGCCAGAAAGCATCCATTAGCTTGAAAGCGCTTTCGGGAATATTTTTAGACACTTTCTCAACATCTTCTCTTGAATGAACAAGCAGGCTAAGGGGATTTCCCGGAGGGCGCTTTTTTGCCTCGAAAATCTTCAGGACTGCCTCTGAGTTCAGGCCGTCAGCTCCAAGGCCGTAGACCGTTTCCGTGGGGAAGGCTACAGTCCCACCACGCTTGATAATCGCTGACGCTCTTTCAAGGACGGAATCAAAATTTTCTTCGGAAACCCGAAAAACCAGAGTATTTACTTTACTTCCGTTTTCTGCCTGCACAGGGGTAAACTCCTTTTCAATTATAATTTTCTGTAGTGTCGAGTCAATCATCAAGGATTCAATAATTCCGAATAATTGCAATCGATTTTATACGACATTTTGTTGTTGACTCAACAGTAGTTCTTTCTCCGGCTTATTTCTTCAGCCACTTATCGATGGCAAGTTCAAGTTCTCTGTGGTTTTTCGCATATTCCTGCAGGCTAACTCCCTCAAGAGCTGCTTCGAGTGCCTGCCTGCAAGCAGTGGCTCCGGCTGCCGTGCCCATTGGATGGGCGTGAATTCCGCCACCGAATTGCATAATAACATCCCTTCCGAAGATAGTGTACAGGTCAGGAATCATAGTAGGGGCAAGCCCTCCGGAAGCAACCGGGAACATAGGCTTCAACCCTCCCCAGTCCTGGGCAAGGACGTGCTGGCTTTCATCCGCAGGCACATTGTCTAACACACACTCATCACGGAGAGATAGAACCTCGTGTTTTTCTCCGTGCATTTTCCCTACTACAGTACCAATGTGAAGCTGATCAAGCCCGACCAATCTGCAGAGCTTGGCAACGACAAGCATGCTTATCCCATGGCGTGGGTTCCTGGTATAGGCTGAATGCATGCATCGGTGGGCATGGAGAGCAAGTCCTGCATCTTCTGCTTCTTCCCTCAGGGTCTGAAGTGCAGTCCAGCCCACAGGTACGATGTCGATCATCGCATAGCTGGCACCCAGGTCTTTAAGAATGTTCATGCGACGGATCATTTCCTTACAGGTAGGAGCAGTAATGTTGCAGAGATACATTTTACGCTCTCCGGTCTCAGATTCTGCCTTTTCTGCAAGCTTCAGGGTAAGTTCAGCTCTTTTTTCAAATCTGTTAAATTTCTGATCCGTAAGGTTCTCGTCATCTTTAACAAGGTCGCAGCCTCCTGCAAATGAATTGTAAGCGACCTCAGCATGTTTTTCAGAGGTTAATCCAACTTTCGGCTTGACAATAGTTCCTATGAGAGGCCTGTCCTGCACACCTGTAAGTTCCTTGATTCCTGGCAACCCGAATCCAGGACCTTTGAATTCGGAGAGCATTGACTTCGGGAAAGCTATATCCTGCAGTCTGAGATTGTCAACGATTTTCATACTAAAGATATTTCCTGCAACCGCACTGAGTACCTGCGGGACAGAACCAAGTTCAAAGAGTTCTTCCGAGTAAGCTACCCTTACAGTCTGTGCATCCTCATCTACGTAAAAAACATGGGGTTTTAGCCTGGCTGCAAGTTCGGGACTGAGTGTGGCGATTTCAGTCCAGGAATCTATAGAGCTTTCCCCTGCCATATGGGTTGCAGCTTCCTCAAAATTCACTCCTGCTGACGGTTCGATATGGAACTCACATACCAGATCAGTATCCTTCGGGCTATAGTCCATGTCTATATAATCTCTTCGCATTGTTTTCCTCCTGACTGAACAAGTTAATCTCCAGAATGAAATACGTTAGAATATACTAAATAGAATTATAGTTCTGATTGAAGGAAGTAACGGAACATAGATAAAAACTTGTTTACTTAAATTGAGTGAGCCTTGATCGAAAAGAAAAAAGGTGAAGGAAGAAAGTAAAATGAGGGAGTTCCTGAGAAACAAAAGAAAAAAGGTAAAGGAAGAGAATAAAATAAGGGAGTTCCTGAGAAACAAAAGAAAAAAGGAAAAAGAAATAAATAAAATGCTTCAGGGAATAAGAGCCAAAAAGATCCTCTCCGAATCGTGTGGAAATTCTCCATTTGATTCGAAGAGAATACGAGAAAATTGCAATCTTTTTTTCAATTAATGGACTTATTAGATTCTGTTCCAGAATCCGGGAATTTTCAATCTTGTATTCACTGGATTCTGGAACTGAATACGTATGAGCATGGGGATTTTAAGTTTAGAACCCAAGCACAAATATAACGGCGAAGTAGATAGCCATTGAGATAAGCCCAAGAGGCAATCCAAGCTTTGCCCATTCTTTACTATTAATACCAAGTTTTCCTGCAGAGATAATGTTCGGGATATTTCCCGGGATCAGCATCCCACCTGCAATTAAGAGACCCATAAGTATACTCTTTATCTGGACTTCGCTAAGAGCAGGTCCTATCTCAGCAGCTGCAAGGGTAGCGTTATCAAGGATGGCTGAAACCATGTTCACCCAGTAAAGAATACCTGACGGGATTTTAATGAAGTATTCAAGTATAAGAGGTTTGAAACCATCTCCGAGAAATGTAAGAGCCATGATAAACACATAAACTTTTACAGCTCTCATTACAACATCTTTTACAGTCTCGTTATACTCGGATGCTTTCATTCCCTGGTCTTTTGGATCAACTTTTCCAAGGAAGAACATTCCAATAATGCCATATGCAAGAATACCAGGAATAATGTATTTGCCCAGCATATTGAATAAGAACATGAAGTCTGCATGGTAAGGTGCACCGGATAATTTTGAGATAGCAATTGTTGAAAGCGGTTCTCCAAGGGGGGTCAGTGCAGCACCAAGGCCGATGGAGAAACACGCAATAATTGTAAGGTCTATCTTTGACTTTCGAGATAGAGGCATTGCATTAACTACCTCAACGAGAATAATTGAGGCAAGAATAGCCGACATCACACTGGAAAACAGACCAAGAATAACAATGAGAAGAAAACCTAAAACTTTTACAGAAAGCATATCAGTTAATTTTCTAATTATTTTGTGAATCGGAGCATGCCATTTATAAATAATCAAGCCGACGACAAGCACTATCTGGAATATGCCGATTGGAATGCCAAATATGTCTCCAACATGTAGCGGTGCAGTAAATGCTTCTTCGATAATTTCCATTCGCCAGCCAGTCTCATTACCCGGGATTTCGACAAAACCTGAAAGAGTCATTGCTGCTATTCCACACACAAGCAGAAATGGTTCCAGATTTTCCTCAATAACGTGTATTTTAAAAGGGCCGAGTAACACGGCTAAGAATATTACAAGAAACCCAGCTAAAATTCCTGGTTCAAGAGCCATTACTTTTTTCCTCCTTTAATATATTTAGACCACAACGTCTGAATAACCTACTGTGAAACAGTGTTAGAGCCTAGAATGTTTTAGTCTTATAAAGACTTGCTCTATTTATTCTTTGGTAATATATTAGTCTTTAATATTCAATTTAATTTTTATATTTTTTACAAATAAAGGTTGTTTACTTATTGAAAATGGGCTTTACCCATAATGCATTTTTTTATATACAGAAATTACTTTCGGTCCAAAATTCGGATTAATCATATAGCTTCGCACCATTTCATTTAATAAGTAAACCTGTTAAATTGTTTTATATATAAAAGTAGACATTAAGTACAAAAATTTTAGTTCAAATAGATCCAGAACTCATAATTTGTAAAATGAGCACAAATGTAGAATTTATTTGCCTAATTGTCCTATATTATTTTTTTAAAGACAAAATGAATATTTAAACTGCTGTCGAGTTGAGATAATATGTGTCATTTTTGTGCATATATATGGAAACATAGGAGAAAATAAAAAACAATGTATATTTTTTAACATGCACATAGTAATTATCACAAAACTGAGTATCCAAAATTATCATACAGTTAACTTTTAACTGGTGATAATGCTCTTGAAAATAAAGACATCAAATCGGAACCTGTGTATAGTTTGTTCTGTGACGACTTCTTAGAATTAAAGCTTAAGATCATTTTTCACGCTTTGAAACAGACCTTAATCTCACACTTAGAAAAGTTATTTCAGGTTTCTGGTGAAGGGCAAAAGCTGTTTCTTTGTTTTTATTTGCATTTGGGAAGCTTTTAGCAGGATTATGAACTGCGGGCTTCTTAAAACGAAGAAAAAGTTCTGCTAATTTAAAAGAAAAAAGAAATTAAAGCCTGGATGATATTCCAGGAAAAATATAAAGAACTCAAATTGAAGATTCAGTTTCAAAATCCAGTGATCTAACCTATAATTTTTCCACCATTTTGAAACTGAATCTTATAACTATGGGCAATTTAGTTTAGAGTTTCAGCACAAAGATGACGACGAAATAGATAGCCATTGAGACAAGCCCAACAGGCACTCCAAGCTTCGCCCATTCTTTGCTTGTTATACCCAGTTTGCCTGCAGAAATAATATTTGGAATATTTCCTGGGATCAACATTCCGCCAGCAATTAAAAGTCCCATAAGGATACCTTTTATCTGGGCTTCAGTAAGTGTGGGTCCTATTTGAGCTGCTGCTAAAGTAGCATTATCAAGAATAGCAGAAACCATGTTAACCCAGTACAGTATTGCTGGAGGTATTTGTGCAAAATATTCAAAGATAATAGGCTTGAAACCATCTCCCAGTAATGTGAGAGCCATGATAAACAAGTAGACTTTAACAGCCCTCATTACGACATCTTTTACAGTTTCGCTGTATTCTTCGGCTTTCATTCCAGGGTCGTTCATACCAGCTTTTCCAAGGACGAACATCCCAAAAAGCCCGTAAATAAAGATACCTGGAACGATATACATGCCAAGCATTTTCATTAAGAAATTGAACTGAGCATGGTAAGGTGCACCGGATAATTTAGAGATAGCGATTGTGGAGAGAGGTTCTCCAAGAGGAGTAAGCGCTGCACCAAGTCCAATTGAAAAACATGCGATAATTGTAAGATCTATTTTGGATTTTCGTGACAGAGGCATTGCATTAACCACCTCAACGAGAATGATTGATGCAAGGATAGCCGACATCACACTGGAAAACAGACCAAGAATAACAATGAGAATGAAAGCCAGAACCTTAACAGACAGCGCTGAGGCAATTTTTCCTATTGCTTTTTGAATCGGCTCATGCCATTTATAGATAATTAAACCAACTATAAGAACTACCTGGAATATGCCGATTGGAATTCCAGCAATATGTAAAGAGTTCAGCGGTGAAGTCAACGCTTCTTTGATTATCTCCGGCCTCCAGCCTGTTTCTGTACCCGGGAGTTCGACAAAACCTGAAATTGTCATTGTCGCAACTCCGCATAGGAACAAAAATACTTCCAGATTCTCCTCAATAATCTTGACTTTAAAAGGGCCGAGCAGTACGGCAAGGAATATTACAAGAAATCCAGCTAAAATTCCTGGTTCTAGACCCATAAATTTTTCCTCCTTTACTATTTAGTCTATAGTAGTCTATAGTGTTCACAGTAAAGTAAGCCTGTAGACTATGCTGTATACATTTGAGCCCTCTAAACAGCCTAAAAAGCTCTTTTTAGGGGGATAAAATAGTTGATCAATAAGTGAATGTAACAAGTATACTGTTTATTGATAAGGAAAATCATTAATTGTGAGCACTGTAGATTACAAAATGATTGGAAATTAACTAATAAATTGACTAATAAACTAACTAATGTTAAACACTGAAAAGCCCCGAATTCTTTAGCTTTATAAAGACCTTCTATATTTTTCCATAGATTAATTCAATATCTGTCTTATAAGAAAGATCTTCAATCTGCTTCCCAATGGGGAAGCCTTATCTAACATGTTTTTTGGCTCTTGAATAGGATATTTTTGATCTTAACTTTATGAGATAATATTTTATCACCTCATAAAAGGCAACAAATATTTTGTCACTTTTATCTTTCTTACTCGAATAATATTGAGTTTTTCTATTGAGAAGCCCTCTACATTTTCGAACTATACACGGTTATCCAGTACCTTACGCACAAGACTGATTCCGGCCTTAAGATTAGAGGAGTCAAGTTCCTCTAGCCAGATAATGACTTGAGCTTTTGTCCTCGACTATACATGCTTCGGATTATTTCGGGACTACAGATTCCCTGTTAAGCAATCATGCGTATATATTTTTTGCTTTTGTTCATGCCAAAAGTACAACTAATTATACAAAAGTCTATAATTATAAAATTTGTGACATAAAGCCACAAATTTTTTAGTTTTATTATTTGAAATCAATCGAATCATTTTTATACTATTTTAGGAGATGTTTTATTTTATTAGATATATATTTGT
Coding sequences within:
- a CDS encoding L-threonylcarbamoyladenylate synthase, with the translated sequence MIDSTLQKIIIEKEFTPVQAENGSKVNTLVFRVSEENFDSVLERASAIIKRGGTVAFPTETVYGLGADGLNSEAVLKIFEAKKRPPGNPLSLLVHSREDVEKVSKNIPESAFKLMDAFWPGPLTIILEKNEIVPDITSGRLKSIGVRMPDHRVPLELIKRAGTPLAAPSANLSGKPSPSLAAHVISDLTGRIDAILDGGEAAIGLESTVIDMTVEPPVVLRPGAVSLEELESIIGKVKSGYKSGESGDKPDLSEKKAGQKYGHYIPDTKVVLVEGEGKSVSEKLVKLLESYRSEGQKVGLLLSEETSKETAPFFALKNLSPDECLLLGPRADPGVAARKLFEGLRKLDKKGLDVIVADGSFSRSGLGEALINRLREASSMKIVA
- the rbcL gene encoding type III ribulose-bisphosphate carboxylase, yielding MRRDYIDMDYSPKDTDLVCEFHIEPSAGVNFEEAATHMAGESSIDSWTEIATLSPELAARLKPHVFYVDEDAQTVRVAYSEELFELGSVPQVLSAVAGNIFSMKIVDNLRLQDIAFPKSMLSEFKGPGFGLPGIKELTGVQDRPLIGTIVKPKVGLTSEKHAEVAYNSFAGGCDLVKDDENLTDQKFNRFEKRAELTLKLAEKAESETGERKMYLCNITAPTCKEMIRRMNILKDLGASYAMIDIVPVGWTALQTLREEAEDAGLALHAHRCMHSAYTRNPRHGISMLVVAKLCRLVGLDQLHIGTVVGKMHGEKHEVLSLRDECVLDNVPADESQHVLAQDWGGLKPMFPVASGGLAPTMIPDLYTIFGRDVIMQFGGGIHAHPMGTAAGATACRQALEAALEGVSLQEYAKNHRELELAIDKWLKK
- a CDS encoding DUF1646 family protein, which produces MALEPGILAGFLVIFLAVLLGPFKIHVIEENLEPFLLVCGIAAMTLSGFVEIPGNETGWRMEIIEEAFTAPLHVGDIFGIPIGIFQIVLVVGLIIYKWHAPIHKIIRKLTDMLSVKVLGFLLIVILGLFSSVMSAILASIILVEVVNAMPLSRKSKIDLTIIACFSIGLGAALTPLGEPLSTIAISKLSGAPYHADFMFLFNMLGKYIIPGILAYGIIGMFFLGKVDPKDQGMKASEYNETVKDVVMRAVKVYVFIMALTFLGDGFKPLILEYFIKIPSGILYWVNMVSAILDNATLAAAEIGPALSEVQIKSILMGLLIAGGMLIPGNIPNIISAGKLGINSKEWAKLGLPLGLISMAIYFAVIFVLGF
- a CDS encoding DUF1646 family protein, encoding MGLEPGILAGFLVIFLAVLLGPFKVKIIEENLEVFLFLCGVATMTISGFVELPGTETGWRPEIIKEALTSPLNSLHIAGIPIGIFQVVLIVGLIIYKWHEPIQKAIGKIASALSVKVLAFILIVILGLFSSVMSAILASIILVEVVNAMPLSRKSKIDLTIIACFSIGLGAALTPLGEPLSTIAISKLSGAPYHAQFNFLMKMLGMYIVPGIFIYGLFGMFVLGKAGMNDPGMKAEEYSETVKDVVMRAVKVYLFIMALTLLGDGFKPIIFEYFAQIPPAILYWVNMVSAILDNATLAAAQIGPTLTEAQIKGILMGLLIAGGMLIPGNIPNIISAGKLGITSKEWAKLGVPVGLVSMAIYFVVIFVLKL